From the Mesotoga prima MesG1.Ag.4.2 genome, the window ACTGCAGTACCTCTATCGGCAAAGCTTTCCAATACTGATTTGAACTGAAGATACCCGACCTTTCCGGGTAGCAACCACTGCAGGCCGAATTGGCGACTTGCAGGACCGGGATAGGCCACTATTCCAGGGTAATAGCAGTCCAGCAAGCTGTACATTCTGTACATGTACTCATCAAGATCCTCGTCGACTTTCCATGAACTCTGGACTTCATTGTAGTAGTTCTCTACGTGGCTTCTCTCTAGAACCATTACCAGATCAACATTCTTTTCATTTGTCTCAAAGAGTTTCTTTGCGTCCATCTCAGGATCTGTGACCTTCCTGATTGGATTTACAACTTCCACTTCATGAGAATGACTGATGTTTTGGACCTTTCCATTCTCATGTATCACAACGATTCTTCTCTTCTCTCTCAAGCCTTTTAGAACTACATGATGAAGATTTGCCCATTGCTTTACATCGATATCAATCATCAAAGGATTTTTATCCAACATACTCATCATCCCTCCCGTCTAAGCGTTGATTGCCTTCCAGCTGAAGATCCTAATGTCGTGCGCGCAAACTTCCGTCACTAATCTTCCAGCCGAGATCTGTTCCTTCTTTTCTTCCCAGATGTCTGTAATGCTCTCGGAAACGCTAGGCAACGGAATGTCAATTTCAATTTTCTTGTCTGATGGATTTGCCACAAAGAGAATGTACTCATCACTTGTCTTGCCCTTGTACAAAACCAAGTCTGCAACGGATTTACCTTTGTCTATTCTGAAGACCTTAACGGAATCCAAGATCTCGATCAAACCGGAACTGACACTTTCCAGCTCGAAAATCTGTATTAGGGAGCCTTTACCACATGCGAATTTCTTTCCGATTTCCATGCCGTTGCTATTGAGCACTGGCTTCCCTGTTGTGGAACTCACCAGCTTGCTTAGGGCAGACTCTGAGCTGAACGTATCGTCAAGCTTTGGAACCTCCGGACCCAGAACTACCGTACCGCCGGTTTCGATGTACTCGGCCAACTTGTCGGCCGTTTTCTTTCCTATGTAGTCGAAAGCAGAGATAACCAAAACCTTGTGCTTCTTGAGTGCTTCGACTGACTGAGCGGTATCTCCCAAGCTGAACACTACTCCACCTTCTGTCAATGCCCTGTAGAAAGCATCGAACCATGTACTCTTGTGCTGCTGTATTGGTCTTCTGAATCCAAGATTTTCATCGGAGACTATTACTGAACTTGGATATTCGGAGAATCCAAAGACCGGTTCTAGAAAATCTCCTACTACAGGAAGAAGAGTAGTTGCGGCTTCTAGTCTGTCGTAATCTCTATTGACCACAAGTAGTACGTCATCACACTTGGCAAAGTCGTTCCACCGTATCTTCATAAGATTGGTCCCGACTTTCTTGTGAGCGGCGTAAGAGTCTTCTTTTACGACTCCCTTTCTGTTGATAGGGGACCCGAGCCATTTGTTTCTATCAACTAGCATGTACCTGTTGAATTCCTTTATCCCGTGCATAAGCGCTTCTTTCGTTACGAAAACCTCGTCAGTGACGTCTCCGGGCTTTATATACCACGGCCAGACACCCATAATGAACTCTGGAATATATGGAAATCTGCTGCATCCAGAGACATAAGATGCGATCGTCTTGACGTGGTCGTAGAGTTCCTTTCTTGAATAGATATCGAAGCCGACAAAGCCAAGCTTTTCTTCGAGAGCAGGGAGATTGAACGGAGTAGTAGGAGCTCCCTTTGCTCCACCGGGACCTAGAGGATGTGGATAGTTGTGGAATAGAGGCACGTGAATCCCCCTTGACTTCATTCGATTACCTAAGTTCTCCATGCTGGTTATCAGGTAGAATTCTCTGTATTCTATCCAATCGAGGTAATAACGAAGCTCTTCCTTCCTTGTCCCTTCAAAACGGCCTGGGGGATCTATCTCGTCAAACCCACTGTAATTTGAAGAGTACATTTTGTTAAGCTCGGAAACCGTGTTGTATTTCTCCTTCAAAAAACTTCGGTAAAGAGCCTTTGAAGAGTCGCTGTAATCTGTTGAATATGGATTGACATTGAAAAAGAATCCCATCTCGTTGTCTACTTGCACAGCGACGAGATTCCCTTTCGGTGGTTGATGCTTCTCGAGTATGCTGAAGATCGCATCATACCATAGATCAACTTCGGCGAGGAATTCCTCTGAATGATAAGCGAGTGCCGGAATGGGTCTTGGCACTTGTGTCAACACAACTTTCCCACCCTTTGCGTTTCTTGCCTGTAGCTTTGGGTCTTCGAGGATTCTCTCCGGGAAACCGAACCAGGTAAGCTCCGAATTTATCTGTGGGCCCGGCCTGACTGCGAAATATAAACCCTTTTCTTCGCAAAGCGTCAAGAATCTGTCTATGTCTCTGCTGGGTTCTACCTCCCCGAAATCAAAAACGCCTCTCTGCAATTCGTGGATTTCCCAGGGAATGTAAGTGGTAATTGCATTGAAGCCCATGTCCTTCACCTTATCAAGAATTCCGCTCCAGGCTTCCGGTTTGCTACGCCAGTAATGAACCGATCCGCTGTACATGGAAATCTCTTTCCCGTCGACCTTGAACTTCTGATCTTCAATTTTAACTGTCGCCATCATTGGCCTCCTTTCAATTCTCTTTTTGAGCTCTAGATATTAATGACTACAAGAATGTTTTTTTCTGAACTAAGTAGCCCGCACCTATTAAGACTCCTTCAGATGGAAATTTGCTTCTTGCAAAATCTACTGAACCGACAAACTCATTCGGGAGAATGTTTTTAATCAGTGGGATTGTATATTTTGTTAGGAGCTCGAATTGGTTGTAGCCGATCCCCCCGGTCATAACAACGATATCTGGATTAAGAATTGAAATCAAGTTACAGAGCGCAAGAGCTAAGCTCTTGCATCCTTGATATATGAGATCCCTTAAGCGTTCGTCATCAATGTCCCTTTCAAATAGATCTGTAGCTGTGAATCCGTGATATCCAAATTCGTCAAGCTTTCTTTCCAAACACACACCTGATAATTTTTCTTCAAGCTCGCCGAAGAAGCTCTCTCTGTAATAGGTATTGTCCCAGTTGGAAATTAGGTAACCCAATTCTCCGGCCCTTCCAGTAGAACCTGTATAAAGCCTTCCGTCAATAATCACCCCGCTACCTATCCCTGCTCCAAGGTTGATTACAACAACGTTTTTCTTTCCTTCAGCTACACCTTTCCAGCTTTCACTGAGCGCCTGCAAAGCTGCATCGTTCTCACAAAAGGTTTCAATTCCGAATTGCTCCTCGATCCATGATTTTATGGGAACATTTCTCAAAGACAGTACCGGGATGAAATCGGCAACGCCGTTATTGCTGCCAATTACGCCTGGTATTCCTACTCCTATACCGATTATTTTCTCTTTTGGACCGACCTCGATTACCCCTCCTATGGCTTCAAACAAAAGACTCATGAACTCTTCTTTTGACATATTTTCTCTAAGAGAGACTGTATGTGAAGCTCCTATGTTTCCATCGAGATCGATCATTGCAGCAACTATTTTGGTTCTGCCGATGTCCACTGCCAGTGTCAGTCTGAAATCAGCAACAAAGCCCAATAAAGTAGCTTGCTTGCCGCCCTTTGAGCTTCTCTTAACATCCTTCCCGACTTCTCTGACAGCCCCTACGCTCAGGAGTTTGCGAACTCCAAGAGTGACAACCGGCTTACTTATGTTTTCTTTCTTAGCAATTCTGACTCTTGCAATAGGACCCTCATTTCGAATCCTTGCAAGAATAACTCTCTCTCTTTCCGTAAAATGCAGATTCCGCAAAATAGAACTCCTAACCAAGTTAGTATCATAAAGTCCAACGAATGAATTCTATTACACTTCTCTTTATCATCAAAACTCAATTCATCATAGTTAGTAAAACCTAACTAATTGTCTGACGGTAGAGAATGGAGATAATCAGGCTAGATCGCGTTTGAATGATCAAGACTGAAGTTAAGAGGGAACTATTAAGGCAGTAAATTGTACATTGCTTTCGAAGCAACGGCACTTCAGAGGCTAAAAGGCGCTGTGTGCGGATTGTTGCTGTGATGATAAAAAAGCCTTCAGATGAATGATTTCTTTCTCCGAATTCTTATTGTAATAGAAATCAATGTTTTACATCGATTCTGCAGGAATCTCTCACCTGATTCGAGGAGACTCCCTTCTAGTTGGCAATTAGAGTGCGTTTTCATTCATCGAAAGGGCTAATCTAAGTGATATGGAATTAATGATTACTCCAAGTGTCTCGCATAGCCGAGCAGCCCACAAGAGGCGGAAGCTCTAAAAAGGAAAAAGAAAATCCTTCAGACCGAGCCTTCACAAAGTCGATCAGGTTCTAATGTTTATCCAAATTTCTGCTCAAGTCAAGCAAATCGAAGCAGAGTAATACTAGATGGTACTCCGTAATATATATACAGTTTCGATTTCATTGTTCCACTGAACCTAATACCCCCTCGAAAACCCAGATCCTTAACAGGAGCTTTTCAGGATGACGCGAAGGGAGAGAATCATGCCCCGAAAACTTGTTGTATCATCCCGTAATATCCCCGCGTGTCATCCCGTAGTGCTCTTATACGGGATCCTGTCCTACATTATTGCTCTTCCTCAAATGATCAATATAGCGTAGAAGAAAATAAGCATCAGAAAGATTCGTGGATTATCTGGGAGACTCATGAATATAATACAAAAACAAACTGAGTCCTTTTCAGAGTAATTAATTGGAAACTAGAAAGGAAGAGAGGTATGAAGATGGTTTGCTAACAATATACTATATAGTATAATACTGTAAAGTATAATAAGTAGGTGATCACTGTGTTTGTAGGCAGAAAGAGGGAATTAGCCTATCTCGAGGAGAGATTTAAAACGGGAAAACCGGAACTGATTATTCTATACGGAAGAAGGAGAGTTGGAAAGACAGAACTCACAAAGGAATTCTTGAGGAAGAAGCGGGGGATCTATTACCTGGCAGAGAAACTGCCTGAGAATCTTCAACTGAAGAAGCTCTCCGAGAAGGTCATTGAATTCTTCGACGAAGACATAATAACCGAATTCTCCAACTGGGAGATGCTGTTCAAGTACCTTGCCTCCAAGCACGATCGATACATACTCGTGATAGATGAATTTCCTTACCTTATAGAAAGAGAACCGGGCATTATTTCGTCTTTTCAAAAGGGCTGGGACGAATACTTGTCAAACTCGAACGTCTTTCTCATTCTCACGGGTTCGAGCGTCTCCGTAATGGAGAACAGTGTCTTGGGCTATAAGAGCCCTCTATACGGCAGGCGAACAGGACAGCTTCTTCTAAAGCAGTTTCCCTTCAATGAAATCGGCGAGTTCTTCGAGAAGAAATACGGATTTGACGATTTACTCAAGATATGGGGCACTCTTGGTGGAGTACCGTTCTATCTTGAACAGTTTGACAGCGATCTTGACTACTACGGAAATGTCATGGAGAAGATATACAACCAGAACGAGGTGTTGTTTGCCGAAGCCGAGTTTCTTCTGAATGATGAGCTCAGAGAACCGAGAAACTACTTTGCCATTTTGAGGGCAATCTCGCTTGGAAAGAGAAAACTGGGCGAGATAATAAACGAAACTGGTATCGACAAGAGTAGCATCATGAAATATATCTCCATTCTCAATCTTCTTGGCATAGTCGAGAAAGAAGTACCAGTGGGTGAAGATCCGCTTAAGAGCAAGAAGGGACTATACAGAATAGCGGACAACTTCTTCAGATTCTACTTCCGTTATGTTTTCTATTACAAAGATCTAATACTCACCGATCAGAGGGAAAGACTGTTGAGCATCCTGAAAGATACCGAAAACCAGTTCTTCGCGCTCACATATGAGGATTTCGCGCGCAGTGCCGTCATGTGGATTAGCGGATCGAACTACTTCGAAATTGGTCGCTGGTGGGATAGAAACGCCGAAATCGATCTGGTGGGCATGAACAGAGAAGAGAAACGAATATTATTGGGAGAAGTCAAGTGGAGTGAAAGGCCCGTCACCACTGATATTTTTGCAGCATTGCGTGAAAAGGCATATCTGCCACGATGGGATGAATTCAAAGAGAAGGAGTACGCTATTTTCAGCAGATCTGGCTTCACCAAAGCTCTAGTTGACGAGGCTAAGTCCGATCGATCTCTAATGCTTTTTCACGGGGACAAGAGAGTAGTCTAAAGATCCTGTGATAAGCACACCACTTTCCAAAAAATCTGTCAGGAAGAAACCTTTTCGAGAGTTTACCAATCTTCTGATGAGAGGAATAGAAATCGAGAAGCCAGTAACCTTCGGTGGCGAGTCCGGACTTTGTCGGAAAGCAAAATGGGGACTGACGAGTTCAATTAGACCCGCTGATCGCCGGGAAGTGCCGTCCTTCGTCCAAAACCATGAATCCGTCCTTCGGGAAGACTGGTTCTTCGTTCCGACGCTGCGCGTCCAGGTTGTTCGTTCTTGGAACAGATCCCGGATCAAGTCCGGGATGACAATTAACGGTTATTCCGAAAAGGCTAGATTCCGTTCTTCCGACAAAGCTCCTGGTCGGAATCTCGATACTATTGCTTCACGGCTCTCCTCGGTGAACGGAGAACCGGTTTGTTTGATCTTCCGAGACCTGAGACCCATTTCGTTGGACTTTTCTACTCACAACTCACACTGGAACTTGCAACTGATCTTGGCACACTCCAACCACCGACCCGCTATCCCCACAACCCCGTTTGAGAGTTTCAATTCCTCATAGGTAGTCTGGAAGCAGCAACTATACCTTGAGAATATTCTTAGACGGTAGTTTCAATTCCTCATAGGTAGTCTGGAAGCATGTTCTCTGGTGGAAGGGAGAAGATGGATTCTTTGGTTTCAATTCCTCATAGGTAGTCTGGAAGCAGCAACTATACCTTGAGAATATTCTTAGACGGTAGTTTCAATTCCTCATAGGTAGTCTGGAAGCAGCAACTATACCTTGAGAATATTCTTAGACGGTAGTTTCAATTCCTCATAGGTAGTCTGGAAGCCTTACCGTGCCCGAAGCAAAGAGGATTGCAAAAGCTCAGTTTCAATTCCTCATAGGTAGTCTGGAAGCTTGCTGCCATGACAATCGGAGGTATCAGTGCTGAGTTTCAATTCCTCATAGGTAGTCTGGAAGCCTTACCGTGCCCGAAGCAAAGAGGATTGCAAAAGCTCAGTTTCAATTCCTCATAGGTAGTCTGGAAGCCGGCCCTCACGCAAGACGCCCTTATGGCGATATCCGGTTTCAATTCCTCATAGGTAGTCTGGAAGCCCGCAAACACAAGATATTTCATTAGCACAATAGAAAGAGTTTCAATTCCTCATAGGTAGTCTGGAAGCTACACGTAACGCAAACACCCCCGATGTAACGCCGTGGTTTCAATTCCTCATAGGTAGTCTGGAAGCATAAACTTTATTGGCCTCTCCGTTTGCGCCCTTGAGTTTCAATTCCTCATAGGTAGTCTGGAAGCGTAAGTAGAACCTTAGCACCGTCAACGTCTATAACAGTTTCAATTCCTCATAGGTAGTCTGGAAGCTTTAGACGGCGTCACTTCTAGCTTCGTCTCTTTCTGAGTTTCAATTCCTCATAGGTAGTCTGGAAGCTCTAGCCGCCCATAAGGGCGGTTAGCTTTGGAGGCAGTTTCAATTCCTCATAGGTAGTCTGGAAGCATGTGTGTTTACTCTAAAGGCCTAAGGCGAGAGGTGTTTCAATTCCTCATAGGTAGTCTGGAAGCAAAAAACGAAATTCAACCCACGAATTTTCGGACGCGTTTCAATTCCTCATAGGTAGTCTGGAAGCAAACCTCCGAAGTTTCTGAAGAACCAGAGGTGAAGCGTTTCAATTCCTCATAGGTAGTCTGGAAGCGATTATTCGGAGAACTGGTTCGAGATAGATGCTTACGCGTTTCAATTCCTCATAGGTAGTCTGGAAGCGTGTTTAAGGTTTTTGACTGGCAGACGAAGCAAAGTTTCAATTCCTCATAGGTAGTCTGGAAGCGAGAAATCCGGATTCTCACCGCATGGAGATTCACAGTTTCAATTCCTCATAGGTAGTCTGGAAGCTCGGTCCTATGTGCATATCCCCTAACGCCATATCAGGTTTCAATTCCTCATAGGTAGTCTGGAAGCCCTCCCCACTTGCTTGAAGAAACATGCCTCCATCGTTTCAATTCCTCATAGGTAGTCTGGAAGCCGAAGGTGTCACATCGAGCTTCGTCTCTTTCTGAGTTTCAATTCCTCATAGGTAGTCTGGAAGCCTGAAGGGCAGTTCGAGAGAAAACTCGCCTGTGAAGGGAGTTTCAATTCCTCATAGGTAGTCTGGAAGCCTGGTAATGCCTATGAACATTAGAAGCGCTCCAAGTTTCAATTCCTCATAGGTAGTCTGGAAGCACCATCATCTGGCCCATATGAGGTATTCTCGCTTACGTTTCAATTCCTCATAGGTAGTCTGGAAGCACTGAAACCCCCCAATCTTTTCGTTGAGGTGAGAGAGTTTCAATTCCTCATAGGTAGTCTGGAAGCCGGCCTCAAACTCTACATCTGCAAAAGCATCTACAGTTTCAATTCCTCATAGGTAGTCTGGAAGCAGTCGATTCTGTAATAGATTCTCTTCGAAGCACCGTCAGTTTCAATTCCTCATAGGTAGTCTGGAAGCTGCGGTTTGCATATAATGCTGATACTCGTGTCGGAGTTTCAATTCCTCATAGGTAGTCTGGAAGCAGCATTGTATTGATATGATTCCACAGAACCAATAGGTTTCAATTCCTCATAGGTAGTCTGGAAGCGCCGAGGGCGAGGCTCAATATGAACCCTCAATTCTGAGTTTCAATTCCTCATAGGTAGTCTGGAAGCTGGTGATTTTAGAAGCGGGTTAGAGGTTGTTGGCGGAGGTTTCAATTCCTCATAGGTAGTCTGGAAGCGAAAAGGCTGGTGGAGTGGGCCTATGAGAAAGAAAAGTTTCAATTCCTCATAGGTAGTCTGGAAGCCTTTACCACAGACTCAACAAACATAGAGATTCCTTGTTTCAATTCCTCATAGGTAGTCTGGAAGCGGTACTACCCTCGTCAACCTGTTAGGTTCATACGGGTTTCAATTCCTCATAGGTAGTCTGGAAGCGATTATCTTCGATTCAAAGATGTTGACTACATCAGTTTCAATTCCTCATAGGTAGTCTGGAAGCAAGGCTCTCTTCGGAGAGCCTTTCTTTATTTGGAGGTTTCAATTCCTCATAGGTAGTCTGGAAGCTAAATGGTTAAGTACGTGATAGTGGTAAAAGACAGTTTCAATTCCTCATAGGTAGTCTGGAAGCGCGAAAAGATGTTGAAACCCTTTTCATCGCACAAGAGTTTCAATTCCTCATAGGTAGTCTGGAAGCGGCTTCGGGCTTCCATCTCTGAATAGTCCTCTCGGGTTTCAATTCCTCATAGGTAGTCTGGAAGCTTCAATAGACTGTTGACGAGATCCCCGATGAGACGTTTCAATTCCTCATAGGTAGTCTGGAAGCCGCTGAGCCTCCTAAGGAAGAGGTGGTGAAGGATGAGAAGATAGTTTCAATTCCTCATAGGTAGTCTGGAAGCTGAAAAGCACTGGCCTAAAGTGAAGAGATACAGAGACAGTTTCAATTCCTCATAGGTAGTCTGGAAGCGGGATCTCTCAGCTCCGCTTCCTTGAAGACAGGCGTTTCAATTCCTCATAGGTAGTCTGGAAGCCAAAAAGGTGTTGGCAATCACCCGTGCCCAAAACCATGTTTCAATTCCTCATAGGTAGTCTGGAAGCACGAAAGATATTGATGTTGTCAGGCCGTGGAAGGTGTTTCAATTCCTCATAGGTAGTCTGGAAGCCGAGCCACCGTTCATATTCTGTGTGACTTTCTCTTTGTTTCAATTCCTCATAGGTAGTCTGGAAGCTACATGATGGAACTTGACGAAAAGTATTGCGATGGTTTCAATTCCTCATAGGTAGTCTGGAAGCCGGAATCGTGGAGGAAGGAAAGAAACAGTACAAGCTCAAGTTTCAATTCCTCATAGGTAGTCTGGAAGCGGTCCCTGAGCTGACTCTGTAATTGCGAGAAAGTGGTTTCAATTCCTCATAGGTAGTCTGGAAGCCGAATGTGGGTCGATGGCATATTTGCCGATCTTGAAGGTTTCAATTCCTCATAGGTAGTCTGGAAGCGCGAGAACGAGAAGCAATATCCACAACGTGAAAAGGTTTCAATTCCTCATAGGTAGTCTGGAAGCCAGTTCAAGTTTGTGGTTCACTCGACTTCTTCTAGTTTCAATTCCTCATAGGTAGTCTGGAAGCCAAAATGACCCAAAACCCGAATTGGTTGCAAGTGCAGAGTTTCAATTCCTCATAGGTAGTCTGGAAGCCATTGCGAAGCAGAGAAACGGCTCGACAGGCTCGAGTTTCAATTCCTCATAGGTAGTCTGGAAGCCAGATGATCGAGCAGGCAGATCTCTTGATTCTTGAGTTTCAATTCCTCATAGGTAGTCTGGAAGCGGTCAGAAAGGCGCTGCCTCTGGCATTGAAACTTTGGGTTTCAATTCCTCATAGGTAGTCTGGAAGCGTTCATCCGTGCCCAACTTCAAGAACTGGGGACGTAGTTTCAATTCCTCATAGGTAGTCTGGAAGCTCCTCTTGACGAAAACAGGCACACTCTTTATCAGAGTTTCAATTCCTCATAGGTAGTCTGGAAGCGTAGTGCCACCATCTAATGTAAGGAAAGTCAACACAGTTTCAATTCCTCATAGGTAGTCTGGAAGCGGACGACTCAGTTTCATCCCCTGCCTAGGTTAGGTAGTTTCAATTCCTCATAGGTAGTCTGGAAGCGGTTCTTCTGGAAATATGAAGCAGAGGATCTGGCAGTTTCAATTCCTCATAGGTAGTCTGGAAGCAAGGTATTCAAACCACAGCCTCATAGAACGAAAGAGTTTCAATTCCTCATAGGTAGTCTGGAAGCGATAG encodes:
- a CDS encoding alpha-amylase family protein, which gives rise to MATVKIEDQKFKVDGKEISMYSGSVHYWRSKPEAWSGILDKVKDMGFNAITTYIPWEIHELQRGVFDFGEVEPSRDIDRFLTLCEEKGLYFAVRPGPQINSELTWFGFPERILEDPKLQARNAKGGKVVLTQVPRPIPALAYHSEEFLAEVDLWYDAIFSILEKHQPPKGNLVAVQVDNEMGFFFNVNPYSTDYSDSSKALYRSFLKEKYNTVSELNKMYSSNYSGFDEIDPPGRFEGTRKEELRYYLDWIEYREFYLITSMENLGNRMKSRGIHVPLFHNYPHPLGPGGAKGAPTTPFNLPALEEKLGFVGFDIYSRKELYDHVKTIASYVSGCSRFPYIPEFIMGVWPWYIKPGDVTDEVFVTKEALMHGIKEFNRYMLVDRNKWLGSPINRKGVVKEDSYAAHKKVGTNLMKIRWNDFAKCDDVLLVVNRDYDRLEAATTLLPVVGDFLEPVFGFSEYPSSVIVSDENLGFRRPIQQHKSTWFDAFYRALTEGGVVFSLGDTAQSVEALKKHKVLVISAFDYIGKKTADKLAEYIETGGTVVLGPEVPKLDDTFSSESALSKLVSSTTGKPVLNSNGMEIGKKFACGKGSLIQIFELESVSSGLIEILDSVKVFRIDKGKSVADLVLYKGKTSDEYILFVANPSDKKIEIDIPLPSVSESITDIWEEKKEQISAGRLVTEVCAHDIRIFSWKAINA
- a CDS encoding ROK family protein yields the protein MRNLHFTERERVILARIRNEGPIARVRIAKKENISKPVVTLGVRKLLSVGAVREVGKDVKRSSKGGKQATLLGFVADFRLTLAVDIGRTKIVAAMIDLDGNIGASHTVSLRENMSKEEFMSLLFEAIGGVIEVGPKEKIIGIGVGIPGVIGSNNGVADFIPVLSLRNVPIKSWIEEQFGIETFCENDAALQALSESWKGVAEGKKNVVVINLGAGIGSGVIIDGRLYTGSTGRAGELGYLISNWDNTYYRESFFGELEEKLSGVCLERKLDEFGYHGFTATDLFERDIDDERLRDLIYQGCKSLALALCNLISILNPDIVVMTGGIGYNQFELLTKYTIPLIKNILPNEFVGSVDFARSKFPSEGVLIGAGYLVQKKTFL
- a CDS encoding ATP-binding protein, whose translation is MFVGRKRELAYLEERFKTGKPELIILYGRRRVGKTELTKEFLRKKRGIYYLAEKLPENLQLKKLSEKVIEFFDEDIITEFSNWEMLFKYLASKHDRYILVIDEFPYLIEREPGIISSFQKGWDEYLSNSNVFLILTGSSVSVMENSVLGYKSPLYGRRTGQLLLKQFPFNEIGEFFEKKYGFDDLLKIWGTLGGVPFYLEQFDSDLDYYGNVMEKIYNQNEVLFAEAEFLLNDELREPRNYFAILRAISLGKRKLGEIINETGIDKSSIMKYISILNLLGIVEKEVPVGEDPLKSKKGLYRIADNFFRFYFRYVFYYKDLILTDQRERLLSILKDTENQFFALTYEDFARSAVMWISGSNYFEIGRWWDRNAEIDLVGMNREEKRILLGEVKWSERPVTTDIFAALREKAYLPRWDEFKEKEYAIFSRSGFTKALVDEAKSDRSLMLFHGDKRVV